TCTATTCAGCACTCACATCTTACCCGAAGCCAGTCTCACATGTGAACGACTAATTATCATCAGCCGCGGTAAAATCACAGGTGATGTTCTGTTGAAAGATGGACGCGCTGTCCCCAACCAGAACGATGAATCTACCAGTAGTCCAGAGAATTTGCAAGTTGCCACCTCCATCCTAGCACTTGAAGTCGCAGGAGCACCAGCAGATGATATATCAGCCGCTCTTCACGACCTATCAAACGTGATTCAAGTCGAGCAGATCGATACCGATACAGATGACACAGTGACGTTCCACCTGCATTATACGCTGACAACCGACATCCGTTCAGAAGTCGCAACGACCATCGTCAAACGCGGGTGGCAACTGCTTGAAATGCACACGACTGAAATGTCACTTGAGGAACTGTTCCTGTCCTTGACGGTATAGAGCCTGTTACCCACTATGACACCGGTTCATCTCGTCCGTTGGAACGTCAATCATGTGCCTAAGAACTATCTGGATTATAGGCAGCGTCGCTCTACTTCTCTTTGGGTGCGGTGAGGAAGGCATTGAGGAAATGCAACCCGAATCTGAGCCAGAACCTTTCACGGAGATGCCCAACCTCTTCACTGAGAGTGAATGGGCAGTGATTGAAAGTTTATCGCCTCTACCTGACAAACCACCACCAAGCCCGACAAATCGCGTCGCTGATAATGCAGACGCCGCGCAGTTAGGGCAGATGTTTTTCTTTGACGCACGATTCTCAAGGGAAGGTACGATTTCCTGCGCAACATGCCATTCCCCCTTCCACGGCTTCGCTGATGTTGAAGCCACTTCATTGGGCAATAGTCGCGGCACAAGAAACACACCAACCCTCCTCAATGCCGCCTACAACAAATGGCAATTTTGGGACGGACGTGCCGAGACTCTCTGGGCACAAGCACTTTTCGCACTTGAAGGTAGCGATGAACAAGCCGGCACACGACTCCAGTACGCACACCTCATCAAACGGCATTATGAAGTAGAATATGAAGTCCTTTTCGGCACGCTTCCTGAACTTGAAGATGCCGCGCGTTTCCCGCCTAATGGTAAACCCGGCGATGCGGCGTTCGATAACATGTCCAAAGCAGATCAGGTTGCTGTGAACACCGTCTTTGTAAACATCGGCAAGGCAATCGAAGCCTACGAACGCCTTTTGATAAGTCGGAACGCACCCTTTGATCGGTATGTAGCAGGCGATGAAGCGGCGATTACACCGCAAGCGAAACGCGGGTTAAAGATATTCATTGGAAAGGGGGTTTGTGTTCTCTGCCACGGTACACCACACTTTAGAGACAACGATTTTCACAACCTTGGAATACCACAGGGACCATTGCCAGAAGACACCGGACGTTTCCAAGGAATCGCAGATCTCTTAGCCGATCCGTTTAACAGTGCAGGCATTTATAGCGATTCCAAAGTGGATGCCGCACGCATGCTGAATCTCTTGGAACCGAGACTGGAACATCAAGGCGAGTTCAAAACGCCGACCCTCCGTAACGTCGCACTCACGCCACCCTACTTTCACACCGGCGAATTTCCAACACTCGCTTCTGTAATTGAATTCAACGACGCAGGCGGCACCACAAACGAATTTGTCGGCAGGAGCGCAGTTCCCGTGGAACCCCTCCACCTCAGCGAACAAGAAAAAAGCGATCTTGTCGAGTTCTTAGAGACGTTGACAGGCGAACCACCACCCGCACATTTGCTAATAAAGCCTAAACTTCCTTAGTTATCTGATACATCAAGTGGTAACTTCAACTGCTCGCGCACGGTTTGCCCAACCTCATCGCAGATGCGCACGGCATACTCGGCATCCTCTACTGTAGCGGAGGCACCGGGATAGCGAGTTGCCACCGCATGTTTAGAAAGCGATGAAAAGTCAGGTTCCCACACTTGCCAAATCGGGACAGACGGAACAATCAGTCCCAATAATTCCTTCAAATCGTGCGTCCTCGAAAAACGAAAATCCTTTCTCGAAAAAGTCTTGATTTCTAAATGCATCTATCGTATAATCAACACTACACAACTATTTGAATAAGGAATCGTGATCGTCTTAAGAAGAACGCTTATGAAACTCGTTACCTTTCAAACCAAATCGACGAACACTACACCAAAACTCGGCGCGTGGATCGGCAGTGACCAGATCGTTGACCTCACCGCTGTCGCCCCAGATATGTGCCAATTCTTTGAACAGAATTGCATCGCTGACGCGCAAGGGTACATCGAACGCACAAACCTATCCGATGTCACTTTCCCTGTTGCTGATGTGCAGTTGCTCGCGCCGTTTCCACGTCCCGCAAGCCTGCGGGATTTCGGTGTATTCAAAACCCACATGGATGCTGCTGCGCGGATTACCGGTAAAGAAATTTCGCCTGAATGGTTCAAACTGCCCAATTACTACCGCGGTAGCACGAGTCCATCCTCCATCGCTGGAAACGAAGCCCTGGTCACTTGGCCCAACTACACCCAAAAACTCGACTTTGAACTCGAATGGGGCGTCTATATCGGCAAAACTGGGAAAAACATCTCTGTAGCAGAAGCCTCCGAGTACATCGCCGGCTACACGATTTACAACGACATCAGTGCACGCGATATTCAATTCCGGCACATGACCCTAGCACTCGGTCCCGCGAAAGGGAAAGATTTTGACAATAGCAACATTATGGGACCCTGCCTCGTTACACCCGATGAAATCAACGATCCGTACAACCTCCGAATGATCGCTAGAGTCAACGGTGAAGTCTGGGCAGACGGCAATACCTCGGATATGTATTACTCCTTTGAAGAAATGATTTCGTTCGTTTCACAATCAGAGACGCTCTATCCCGGCGAGTTTTTAGGTTCTGGCACCGTCGGAAAAGGGTGCGGGTGGGAACTCGATCGCTGGATTCAACCCGGGGATGTCATTGAACTTGAGGTCGAAAACATCGGTGTACTCAACAACCAAATCGGTGAACCGGAAGTCAACGCCGCGGCATGGACGGAAAAAGGGCTCTAAAAATATGCGACTCAAAGACAAGGTAGCCATCGTTACAGGTGCCGCATCCGGTATTGGAAAAGCCACAGCGATCCTGTTCGCCGAACACGGCGCGAAGATAGTCGTCGCCGATATCGATGAAACCCGCGCAAACCAGACCGTTGCCGCTATCCGAGACGCAGGCAACGAAGCGATCTATGTCCAAACCGACGTGACTCTTTCAGATAACACCGAGCGTATGGTGCAGGAGACCCTTAACACCTACGGAAAACTTGATATCTTACTCAGCAGTGCCGGAATCGCAATGCGGCTCGCAGTCGCCGATTTGCCAGAGGAAGACTGGCACCGTTGTCTAAATGTAAACCTCACTGGGGTCTATCTCTGTGCCAAAGCCGCGATCCCCGCAATGCAGGAAAATGGGGGTGGTTCCATTATCAACCTGTCCTCCATCTACGGACTTGTTGGCGCCGACGTTCGGGCAGCGTATGTCGCTTCCAAAGGTGGCGTGACGAACCTCACACGCGGGATGGCACTCGACTACGCCGAGGACAACATTCGGGTTAACTGCATCTGTCCCGGTTTCGTTGAAACGCCGTTAGTCGCCGGTGTCATTAAAACACCAAAGGAATATCAGACGCTCGCCGATAAGCATCCGATGCGCCGGCTCGCGCAACCTGAAGAGATCGCCTATGGCGCGCTATACCTCGCCTCCGACGAGTCTGCCTTCGTTACAGGCATCGCTTTACCGATTGATGGCGGCTACACCGCAGGATAAAGATGCGAAAACTCTTCCTGATTACCTTCCTCATTTTACTCATAAACAGCGCGTACCTGTTCAGCTTCGGTGAACCCACGCTCTTCTACATTTTCAACGTCCTATTCCACGTTGGACTCGGTGTTGTTCTGATACTCCCATTTAGCATCTATGTCTACAAACACTTCAAGCACATCTCAACACTCGGACAAATAGGGGTTATCGGAATAGTTATTGGTATCATCAGTGGTGGCTACCTGATGATTGTCGGAGCGACAACTCCCTATCGGTGGTTACTGATCACGCACATCATCAGTGTAAGCGCGGGGAGTATTCTCCTCTGTGTTCACCTCTTAAGAGACAAAGAATTCCTCACACCGCTATTCAAAAGAATTAGTATCGGTGTGCTAACTGTTGTCGTCCTTTTCCCGATAGGCGCGAAACTCACACAATACTACCTACCGAATGAAACATATCTCGTCGAGAACCCAGCACTCCCACCCACGAGCATGTACGAGGAAGGCGGCGGCACAACCGGGCACTTCTTCCCCGCATCCGTCGAAACAGAAACCGGCGCGCTGATCCCAACCGATTTCTTCCTTACATCGGAGACCTGCGCCACCAAGGGATGCCACCCAGATATCTATCAACAGTGGAACGAATCCGCCCACCATTTTTCCTCTTTCAATAACCAATGGTATCGCAAGTCAATTATCTATATGCAGGAAGTCAACGGTATCCAACCCTCTAAATGGTGCGGCGGATGCCACGACCCAGCCATCCTACTCAACGGTGTGATGGACAGACCCATTCGCGAAAACCTCCACACACCCGCCGCGCAAGCAGGACTCGCCTGTACGGCGTGCCATTCCATTGAAAAAGTCAAAGATACGATGGGCAACAGTGGATATGTGATTAAATACCCACCGCTTCACGATATTGCTGCCAGCGATAATCCGGTTATCCGCAATTTGCACAATTACCTCATTCGACTGGATCC
This Candidatus Poribacteria bacterium DNA region includes the following protein-coding sequences:
- a CDS encoding HEPN domain-containing protein; the encoded protein is MHLEIKTFSRKDFRFSRTHDLKELLGLIVPSVPIWQVWEPDFSSLSKHAVATRYPGASATVEDAEYAVRICDEVGQTVREQLKLPLDVSDN
- a CDS encoding fumarylacetoacetate hydrolase family protein, whose translation is MKLVTFQTKSTNTTPKLGAWIGSDQIVDLTAVAPDMCQFFEQNCIADAQGYIERTNLSDVTFPVADVQLLAPFPRPASLRDFGVFKTHMDAAARITGKEISPEWFKLPNYYRGSTSPSSIAGNEALVTWPNYTQKLDFELEWGVYIGKTGKNISVAEASEYIAGYTIYNDISARDIQFRHMTLALGPAKGKDFDNSNIMGPCLVTPDEINDPYNLRMIARVNGEVWADGNTSDMYYSFEEMISFVSQSETLYPGEFLGSGTVGKGCGWELDRWIQPGDVIELEVENIGVLNNQIGEPEVNAAAWTEKGL
- a CDS encoding cytochrome-c peroxidase — translated: MCLRTIWIIGSVALLLFGCGEEGIEEMQPESEPEPFTEMPNLFTESEWAVIESLSPLPDKPPPSPTNRVADNADAAQLGQMFFFDARFSREGTISCATCHSPFHGFADVEATSLGNSRGTRNTPTLLNAAYNKWQFWDGRAETLWAQALFALEGSDEQAGTRLQYAHLIKRHYEVEYEVLFGTLPELEDAARFPPNGKPGDAAFDNMSKADQVAVNTVFVNIGKAIEAYERLLISRNAPFDRYVAGDEAAITPQAKRGLKIFIGKGVCVLCHGTPHFRDNDFHNLGIPQGPLPEDTGRFQGIADLLADPFNSAGIYSDSKVDAARMLNLLEPRLEHQGEFKTPTLRNVALTPPYFHTGEFPTLASVIEFNDAGGTTNEFVGRSAVPVEPLHLSEQEKSDLVEFLETLTGEPPPAHLLIKPKLP
- a CDS encoding glucose 1-dehydrogenase — its product is MRLKDKVAIVTGAASGIGKATAILFAEHGAKIVVADIDETRANQTVAAIRDAGNEAIYVQTDVTLSDNTERMVQETLNTYGKLDILLSSAGIAMRLAVADLPEEDWHRCLNVNLTGVYLCAKAAIPAMQENGGGSIINLSSIYGLVGADVRAAYVASKGGVTNLTRGMALDYAEDNIRVNCICPGFVETPLVAGVIKTPKEYQTLADKHPMRRLAQPEEIAYGALYLASDESAFVTGIALPIDGGYTAG